One segment of Prionailurus bengalensis isolate Pbe53 chromosome D4, Fcat_Pben_1.1_paternal_pri, whole genome shotgun sequence DNA contains the following:
- the PSIP1 gene encoding PC4 and SFRS1-interacting protein isoform X1, translated as MTRDFKPGDLIFAKMKGYPHWPARVDEVPDGAVKPPTNKLPIFFFGTHETAFLGPKDIFPYSENKEKYGKPNKRKGFNEGLWEIDNNPKVKFSSQQASTKQSNASSDVEVEEKETSVSKEDTDHEEKASNEDVTKAIDITTPKAARRGRKRKAEKQVETEEAGVVTTAAASVNLKVSPKRGRPAATEVKIPKPRGRPKMVKQPCPSESDMVTEEDKSKKKGQEEKQPKKQLKKDEEGQKEEDKPRKEPDKKEGKKEVESKRKNSAKTGVTSTSDSEEEGDDQESEKKRKGGRNFQTAHRRNMLKGQHEKEAADRKRKQEEQMETEQQNKDEGKKPEVKKVEKKRETSMDSRLQRIHAEIKNSLKIDNLDVNRCIEALDELASLQVTMQQAQKHTEMITTLKKIRRFKVSQIIMEKSTMLYNKFKNMFLVGEGDSVITQVLNKSLAEQRQHEEANKTKDQGKKGPNKKLEKEQTGSKTLNGGSDAPDSNQAQHNGDSSEESKDKHEASSKKKPSNEERETEISLKDSTLDN; from the exons TGCTTTTTTAGGCCCAAAGGATATATTTCCTTactcagaaaataaggaaaagtacGGCAAACCAAATAAACGAAAAGGCTTTAATGAAGGTTTATGGGAGATAGATAATAATCCGAAAGTGAAATTTTCAAGTCAACAG GCATCAACTAAGCAATCGAATGCATCATCTGATGTTGaagttgaagaaaaagaaacaagtgtttcAAAGGAAGATACTGACCATGAAGAAAAAGCCAGCAATGAG gaTGTGACTAAAGCAATTGACATAACCACTCCAAAAGCTgccagaagagggagaaagagaaag GCAGAAAAACAAGTAGAAACTGAGGAGGCAGGAGTAGTGacaacagcagcagcatctgTTAATCTGAAAGTGAGTCCTAAAAGAGGGCGACCTGCAG CTACAGAAGTCAAGATtccgaaaccaagaggcagacccAAAATGGTAAAACAGCCCTGCCCTTCAGAGAGTGAcat ggtaactgaagaagacaaaagtaagaaaaaggggcaagaagaaaaacaacctaAAAAGCAGCTTAAAAAGGATGAAGAGGGCCAGAAAGAAGAAGATAAGCCAAGAAAAGAGCCAGAcaaaaaagaggggaagaaagaagttgaatccaaaagaaaaaattcagctAAAACAGGGGTTACATCAACCTCTGATTCTGAAGAGGAAGGGGAtgatcaagaaagtgaaaag aagagaaaaggtgGAAGAAACTTTCAGACTGCTCATAGAAGGAATATGTTGAAAGGCCAACATGAGAAAGAAGCAGCAGATAGAAAACGCAAGCAAGAGGAACAGATGGAAACGGAGca GCAGAATAAAGatgaaggaaagaagccagaagtTAAGAAAGTGGAGAAGAAGCGAG AAACATCAATGGATTCTCGACTTCAGAGGATAcatgctgaaattaaaaattcactcaaaattgATAATCTT GACGTGAACAGATGTATTGAGGCCTTGGATGAACTTGCATCACTTCAGGTCACGATGCAACAAGCTCAGAAACACACAGAGATGATCACCACGCTGAAAAAA atACGGCGATTCAAAGTTAGTCAGATTATCATGGAAAAGTCGACAATGTTGTATAACAAGTTTAAGAATATGTTTTTGGTTGGTGAAGGAGATTCTGTGATCACACAAGTGCTGAATAAATCTCTTGCCGAACAAAGACAGCATGAggaagcaaataaaaccaaagatcAAGGGAAGAAAGGGCCAAACaaaaagctagaaaaggaacaaacag GTTCAAAGACTCTGAATGGAGGATCCGATGCTCCAGACAGTAACCAAGCACAGCACAATGGAGACAGCAGTGAAGAAAGCAAAGACAAGCATGAGGCCAGCAGTAAGAAAAA gCCATccaatgaagagagagagactgaaataTCTCTGAAGGATTCTACACTAGATAATTAG